In Rhodopirellula bahusiensis, the genomic stretch TGGCCGACGCCGGTGCGGCTGGGTTCAGCGACACGCCGCGACCGATGCCCAACGATGCATTGCTTAAACGGGCACTCGATTACTGCCGCATGTTTGACTTGCCGATTTTCGACCGACCCGAAGTGCCGGAATTGGCCGAAGGCGGTGTGATGCATGATGGTCGAATCGGATTGATCCTTGGACTGAAAGGTTTGCCGACCGAAGCGGAAGACCTAGCGGTTGCTCGTGACGTTCGCTTAGCGGAAGCAACCAAGGGCCGTTTGCACGTTGGCCCCGTCAGCACGATGGGTTCGATCGACATGATCGGCCGAGTGAAGTCGCGTGGCATCCGCATCTCCGCGTCAGTCTGCCCGCACAACTTGTTCGGAAGCGATGAAGCCCTGCGGTCGTACGACTCTCGCTACAAAGTGCACCCACCGATGAGAAGTCCGTCACATGTCGAGGCGTTGCGCAACGCGGTTGCCGAGGGTGTGATCGATGCGATTGAATCGGGACACATGCCGCGGGCTCAAGAAAAGAAAGCCAACGATCTCGACCTGGCTCCCTTCGGCGCGTCCGCGTTGGAAACGACTCTCGCCGCCATCGCAACGGATTTGGTCGAAACCAAAATATTGGATTGGTCACGAGCAATCGAATGCCTGTCGACTTCTCCCGCAAGAATCGCGGGAGT encodes the following:
- the pyrC gene encoding dihydroorotase, whose protein sequence is MNDSTWVLDGGRLIDPANGIDRIARLVLHDGKVHSIDTPNGDLPPNASRLDVSGKIVAPGLVDLATELREPGSEEDETIQTGSDAALAGGYTTVLCCSSTKPLMDSAASVQLVRQIAQRVDGVRVLPIACLSKGRQAEQMAELGILADAGAAGFSDTPRPMPNDALLKRALDYCRMFDLPIFDRPEVPELAEGGVMHDGRIGLILGLKGLPTEAEDLAVARDVRLAEATKGRLHVGPVSTMGSIDMIGRVKSRGIRISASVCPHNLFGSDEALRSYDSRYKVHPPMRSPSHVEALRNAVAEGVIDAIESGHMPRAQEKKANDLDLAPFGASALETTLAAIATDLVETKILDWSRAIECLSTSPARIAGVKGGTLSVGANADVTVIDPKGAWSVEAKEFRSRCHSSPMTGRTLSARVTHTLVGGRMKFELHPTVKNSTS